ataaaaccagtcatttatcttttaagataaatttattagaataatCTTTTAAGATTAATTTATTAGAATAATCAAAGTTGTTCATTGTGATTATAACATATTTACACTATagtctttatattttttataattaatgtagatccataaaacttttataaataacaaaaacataaataaaacatattacaataatattaattaataaaatcttacactataatataaaattataaacataaatacataattaaatattaaaatacaacattattgtttaaaattatttttgtaatgcTTCATCTTTGATTACACAAAATTTGTGATgacaatattttagaaatttcgGAGGTTCCAAAACAAACTTACAAGACCATTAAtgttgttgtaatatttaaatgtgtgtaataactttaaaaaagtattttattaagtttcttttgtaatattcttgttttctagttttagttttgagatatgaaaaaattaaagatcaaaacgttaaataaaaaaatatttaagaatcataaataatttttttttctgatgtgATGTTTGATTAATTGTAAAGACCAAAACGCATGTTTTTGAATTCTATCTTCGTAACCACCTAACAAAGAAATTGTCTTAAGCCTGAGGAAATCTAACTAGACCGGATTGAAATGAACCTGGATTACAAATTGTTTTAATCTGAACTGAAAATATTAAACCGGATAAAACCAATCTGAAACCATCCATACCCGTAAACCCGATTACCAAGCCGGTTATTTTTTTCATTGGGCTAATATCCACCGGCCCACGAAATCATGTAACAAcccaactaaatttttttttcggAACATCTGAGTTTTTAGTTCTGTGTGTCTGGTCTGATCGATACCGATACTCCTTGCGAAGAACAGAGTCCGCGCGGTTGTGAAGTAGAAGAAGATGAAGCTAACGTGGAACAAGAACCCAAAGAAACGATCTCGTGTAGCTTTACCGAACATCCTGGATGTTACTTCCGAGGAGGAAGCTCCAGAGACCAAATCTCAGCGCCAAGATGATGATTCAGAGGTCGGAGGGACTCACTCGGGAAATGATGATGGGAGGAGACTCGATCTCGAAGCCAATAAGCTCGCAGATTCGTTTAGATCACAAGGAGACCAGCTCGCTGAGGTATTATTTCTTCTTGATTAATATCACTTTTTTGTTCTGATAATGATTCATTATCATCTCTACTCTGATCTTTGGTAATGAAGGAAGGAAGATACGAGGAGGCTTTAGGGAAATGGGAAGCTGCTCTTAACATTGTTCCTGAAAACGCTGTCGTTCATGAACAAAAAGCACAAGTCTTTCTTGAGATTGGTGATCCATGGAAAGCACTCAAGTCTGCTTCACGTAAGATCCTCCAAGCCCCCCTTTACTTTGTACAATTACAAGGTTTAATCTTTATTTTGGCGGAAAACGTAACAGTTCATATGGTTTTCAATTCTTCGCAGGAGCTACTGAGATAGATCCATCATGGGCTGAGGTACTTAAAGACTCTCTATTCAATATCATATTCATACAACACTACTTGTAACTAAGCTAACTTTCTATTGATTATGTATAAGATTTTGAATATATGGATGTTGAAAACTTTGGTATTTGTATGGTTTTAACTCTTTTGTTTTAGGCGTGGACTACACTTGGAAGAGCACAACTCAATTTTGGAGAGCCTGATAGTGCTATCAGGAGTTTTGAAACCGCATTATCTATCAATGTGAGGTTCCATAGAGAAAGTTGAAACTAAAGTTAAAAATGCTTTTCACTTTCTTTTAAGTTACATAGAGATCTTGAGGACATATGCTATTTATAACGCATTCAACAGGCGGAATCAAGAGAGGCGAAAGAGGATTTACAAGCTGCGAAACAACTAATAAAGAAGAGAGAACAGCTTCAGACATCAGGACAGGACACTGATGCCAAACGTTTTGTGGTCGGCGACAAGAATATAGAGCCAAGCTAAATGAAACATAGACTTGTACTTTAGGTAAAGAGTAGAACTTTGTAGCCGTACAGTGTAATAAGAGAAACAAATCGAAGAATATTGTTCTTTCATCAAGGCAAAGACTTATATAGCCCATTTGTCTGAGAAGAAACTTTTTTACTTTCCTGTATAAGTCTTTGGAAGCTCCTCCTGAACCATACACTTTGGCAGTTTCGTCTTGCAAAAACGGCCCTTATCCGGTCTAGCTTAGCCACCAAAGCTGCTTCCTTAACCACATGGTTTGTGTACAGAACAGTCTCTACTTCCGTGCTGCTTATGTTCTCTCctcaagtttttaaaaatatgaagcAAAAATAGTTCATTATAAAGTAGAGCAGATTGCAGATCCAGCACTATCACAAGGCACTTTTGATTAAAGGATTCAAtctgaaattttaccaaaacgAACACAAATTTGTAGAGACGAATCAATATTAACAAATCCTCAAAGTTAGGAAGATGGACTAATCATGGTTGTTTCTATTTCCAATCGTTCATTTAGTGAATTGTAAAGTCTATTCTTATTCTATCGAAGTGTCAGCTGCGTTTAGAAGCATGaccactcctcctcctcctacacTCTATCCATTTTGTTTCTGCAACGTCCCCATCTTCTTCTCATACGCCTTTCTCACATTACCGACTTTCTGAATCGCAGCTTTACAAGTTTTGCAAAACCATTCTCCATCTGGAACCGATGCACGTGGAGGTTTCATGCAGTATATGTGATACGCATCATCACACCCATCACACATCACAATCTTATCATCATCCTTATCAGTCAAACAGTTTCTGCATAGGCACGAAGAGCAATACCAACGAGCACCACCGTGTAGTTTAACTAGCTTTGCAGTCAAACACCTGATGTGGTAATACTTGTGTGGGCAAAAAGAGTGATCACATGTTATGAACCTGCCATTCTCCAACACTTTTGTTCCACAGGTCCTACATAGTTCAGAATCTCTCTTCATCTCTACGCCGTGACCTTCATGGTTGCTTGAATTCTCTTCAGATTCGTTTGAATCTTCTTTACAGTCTTTACTCGTATCATCAACACGTCTGCTATCCGTCTTCATTCTTACACACACAACGCAATTCTCGTGAGGTGATCCGATTCCATTAGCTGTGCAGTTTATACATTACCAACTGCCCGTAGACATCCCTTTTCCACCTGGATGTGCACATGAGACATGGTACATATCTTCACAATGATCACAAGCTAAACAATCTGTCACTGCTGCCTTCTCTCCGCATAGCTTGCAAGTGTCATAAACACAGTTATCTCTGATGTTCTCTGCATTAGGACTAGGCTTCGACTCCCGAGTGTAGAACTTCTTCAACTTccagattttgagaa
The sequence above is drawn from the Raphanus sativus cultivar WK10039 chromosome 7, ASM80110v3, whole genome shotgun sequence genome and encodes:
- the LOC108833180 gene encoding uncharacterized protein LOC108833180, translating into MKLTWNKNPKKRSRVALPNILDVTSEEEAPETKSQRQDDDSEVGGTHSGNDDGRRLDLEANKLADSFRSQGDQLAEEGRYEEALGKWEAALNIVPENAVVHEQKAQVFLEIGDPWKALKSASRATEIDPSWAEAWTTLGRAQLNFGEPDSAIRSFETALSINAESREAKEDLQAAKQLIKKREQLQTSGQDTDAKRFVVGDKNIEPS